One stretch of Rosistilla oblonga DNA includes these proteins:
- a CDS encoding carboxypeptidase-like regulatory domain-containing protein, producing MRVASLFVIALAVGCGGEPPLPDAYPASGRVLLDGKPIEGVSVTLLPQAGVPGRGGYGVTDANGAFSITSVEGQDGVQPGKYKVVFQKLAQPDGSPIPPGATAADVGAENILPPAYNSPEMCTMFADIQAGTNPEMEFDLDSKRKR from the coding sequence ATGCGTGTCGCTTCTTTGTTTGTTATTGCTCTAGCAGTTGGATGTGGCGGCGAACCGCCGTTGCCTGACGCCTATCCCGCATCGGGCCGCGTTTTGCTTGATGGCAAGCCGATCGAAGGTGTCTCGGTCACACTGTTGCCTCAGGCAGGCGTCCCCGGACGCGGTGGTTATGGCGTTACCGATGCAAATGGCGCGTTCAGCATCACGTCGGTCGAAGGCCAAGACGGCGTCCAGCCTGGCAAATACAAAGTCGTCTTTCAAAAGCTGGCTCAACCCGATGGATCGCCGATTCCTCCGGGAGCTACCGCCGCCGATGTAGGCGCCGAAAACATCTTGCCCCCCGCTTACAACAGCCCGGAAATGTGCACGATGTTTGCCGACATCCAAGCCGGCACCAATCCCGAAATGGAATTTGATCTCGATTCCAAACGGAAGCGATAA
- the dxr gene encoding 1-deoxy-D-xylulose-5-phosphate reductoisomerase, whose translation MAVSTRNVAILGATGSIGRATLDVVASLGDSWNVWGVSGHSRSEELSQIARQTTPEMAVLTGDADPKSLDLPGKTRLLTGADALVELATAPEVDVVMAAIVGRAGLESTLAALQAGKRVALANKEALVVGGPLVHAMRQNGGELLPVDSEHSAIFQCLTSGGGSLAEGKKSVRKLILTSSGGPFRTWTTAQMRDASIEDALKHPTWNMGRKISIDSATMMNKGLEVIEARWLFDIPADRIEVVVHPQSIIHSMVEFEDGSILAQLSPPDMRLPIQYALTYPERLPCIAPPLDRSRAWDLSLEPVDHDRFPALNLAFEVARVGGTAGAVVNAANEQAVALFLDGQIRFTDIVPACRMALENHQHESEPSLQRLLQLDRWARAEVQRWSCGMQA comes from the coding sequence ATGGCCGTATCAACTCGGAATGTCGCTATCCTTGGCGCAACCGGCAGCATCGGGAGAGCGACCCTCGACGTGGTCGCTTCGCTTGGAGACTCTTGGAACGTCTGGGGCGTATCGGGACATTCGCGTTCCGAAGAGCTCAGCCAGATCGCGCGGCAGACGACTCCCGAGATGGCTGTCCTCACCGGCGATGCCGATCCCAAATCGCTCGACCTGCCTGGCAAAACTCGTTTATTGACCGGCGCCGATGCCTTGGTCGAACTGGCCACAGCCCCCGAAGTCGATGTCGTGATGGCGGCGATCGTCGGTCGCGCCGGGTTGGAAAGCACTCTGGCGGCGCTGCAAGCTGGCAAACGCGTGGCGCTAGCAAATAAAGAAGCTCTCGTCGTCGGCGGCCCTTTGGTTCACGCGATGCGGCAAAACGGCGGCGAACTGCTGCCTGTCGACAGCGAACATTCCGCGATCTTCCAATGCTTGACCAGCGGTGGCGGTTCACTCGCCGAAGGGAAGAAGAGCGTCCGCAAGTTAATTCTGACCAGCAGTGGCGGGCCGTTTCGAACCTGGACAACCGCTCAGATGCGCGACGCATCGATCGAGGATGCGCTGAAGCACCCGACTTGGAACATGGGGCGTAAAATCTCCATCGATTCGGCTACGATGATGAATAAGGGGCTGGAAGTCATCGAAGCCCGCTGGCTCTTCGACATCCCAGCCGATCGGATCGAGGTGGTTGTGCATCCGCAATCGATCATCCACTCGATGGTCGAATTCGAAGACGGATCGATCCTGGCTCAATTGAGTCCCCCCGATATGCGTTTGCCAATCCAATACGCGTTGACGTATCCTGAACGCTTGCCCTGCATCGCCCCGCCGTTGGATCGGTCGCGGGCTTGGGATCTCTCGCTGGAACCTGTCGATCACGACCGCTTCCCAGCACTAAATCTTGCGTTTGAGGTCGCCCGCGTCGGGGGAACCGCCGGAGCGGTCGTTAACGCAGCAAATGAACAAGCCGTTGCCCTGTTTCTCGACGGGCAGATCCGGTTTACTGATATTGTGCCAGCATGTCGTATGGCACTCGAAAATCATCAACATGAAAGTGAGCCTTCGCTACAGCGGCTGTTGCAGCTGGATCGATGGGCTCGCGCGGAGGTGCAGCGGTGGAGCTGTGGAATGCAGGCATAA
- a CDS encoding hydrolase, whose amino-acid sequence MNSSADRLNDACRWLESQKSVITQQLVEWAEIASGSHDTEGLQQMADRLRSDWQQHGLILQPTSLPSIEEIDSHGDILCWKTVDALVARQRPEAARRVLLAIHFDTVYERESSFRKCQWLDADRLRGPGVVDAKGGLLVMMWALAAIEKFDLAAEIGWTAILNPDEEIGSPASAALFQQQAGQHDFGLLFEPCLPDGAMVSQRKGSGNFTIVVRGRSAHSGRDPENGRNAIVLLSQVIGEVDRLNDPQAGTTVNVGRIEGGGPLNRVPDLAIGRLNVRVSDASALADFENRLGQIVDQANEREGFEVRLHGGFHAPPKSVDDRTRKIQLAVEASLDPAAAAIRWQSTGGACDGSKLAFYGLPNVDTLGPRGGNLHNPEEWVDTASLVPKATSIVRLMTDYSRGVGPLA is encoded by the coding sequence GTGAACAGTTCTGCCGATCGATTGAACGACGCCTGTCGCTGGTTGGAATCTCAGAAGTCGGTGATAACGCAGCAATTGGTCGAGTGGGCCGAGATCGCTTCGGGGTCGCACGATACCGAGGGCTTGCAGCAGATGGCCGATCGGTTGCGATCCGATTGGCAACAGCATGGGCTGATCTTGCAGCCGACCTCGCTGCCGTCGATCGAAGAGATCGATTCCCATGGCGACATTCTCTGCTGGAAGACAGTCGACGCGCTGGTCGCTCGCCAGCGTCCCGAAGCCGCCCGTCGGGTGTTGTTGGCGATCCACTTCGACACCGTCTATGAACGGGAGAGCTCTTTCCGGAAGTGCCAGTGGCTCGATGCCGATCGCTTGCGCGGCCCGGGCGTCGTCGATGCCAAGGGAGGCCTGTTGGTGATGATGTGGGCCTTGGCTGCGATCGAGAAGTTTGATCTCGCGGCAGAGATCGGTTGGACTGCGATCCTGAATCCCGATGAAGAGATCGGTTCTCCGGCCAGCGCGGCGCTGTTCCAACAACAGGCGGGGCAGCACGATTTTGGCCTGCTGTTCGAACCCTGTCTGCCCGATGGCGCGATGGTCTCACAGCGAAAGGGCTCGGGCAACTTTACGATCGTCGTGCGCGGCCGCTCGGCACACTCCGGACGCGATCCTGAAAACGGTCGCAACGCGATCGTGTTGTTGTCGCAGGTGATCGGTGAGGTCGATCGGTTGAACGATCCCCAAGCTGGCACGACGGTCAACGTTGGCCGCATCGAAGGAGGTGGTCCGCTGAACCGTGTTCCCGACCTGGCGATCGGTCGCTTGAACGTCCGTGTTTCGGATGCGTCGGCCCTAGCGGACTTTGAGAATCGGCTGGGGCAGATCGTCGACCAAGCCAATGAGCGCGAAGGATTTGAGGTCCGCTTGCACGGCGGTTTTCACGCGCCGCCAAAGAGTGTCGACGATCGCACGCGGAAGATTCAACTCGCTGTCGAGGCTTCGTTGGACCCTGCCGCAGCGGCGATCCGTTGGCAGTCGACCGGCGGAGCTTGCGACGGCAGCAAGCTCGCTTTTTATGGGCTGCCCAACGTGGACACTTTGGGCCCTCGCGGCGGCAATTTGCACAACCCCGAAGAATGGGTCGACACCGCGTCGCTGGTCCCCAAAGCCACGTCGATAGTCCGGCTGATGACAGACTATTCGCGTGGCGTGGGACCGCTTGCTTAA
- the ftsH gene encoding ATP-dependent zinc metalloprotease FtsH: MSDNRKENKDEENRGGGAVLWLLLAVTATVVACAYLVNSTQYAIRYSDFVELVQSTQYVEKNSLALVDAPDKQSRLVVALVRDPKERGEYSKPHNISLAQNVITGEVFYRPMKDGKPVGEPKEVSFKTIRSALNSDEEQRLTAMFNDANISWGHSERSDLVSDWGPPLLMIAVIIALTVFMFRKIGGVGSPMSFGRSKGKLYAQEDLAITFKDVAGIEEAVEEVSEVVDFLKHSDKYQKLGGRIPKGVLLVGPPGTGKTMLAKAIAGEAGVPFFGLSGSDFVEMFVGVGAARVRDMFQQAASRAPCIIFIDEMDALGKSRGNNMMGGHDEREQTLNALLVEMDGFDSNTSVIVIAATNRPETLDPALLRPGRFDRHVLVDRPDIGGREEILKVHVKNVKLDEDVDLKGVASITSGFVGADLANLVNEAALLAARAGKKSVGMFEFNEGVERVTAGLEKKNRVMDQDEKVRVAYHEAGHALVACSLPNTHRVHKVSIIPRGLAALGYTMQRPEGDRYLMTQGELESQIKVLLGGTLTEEMVFSDISTGAQNDLERATQTARSMVMDYGMSRLGRINFRQSNQSAFLATGGEGSYARMHSEQTAREIDEEVKRIINEALRATNEILAIRRDALEAITQRLLEIESMDGDELLKIIETHSPGPRVVPGTVSNRRDRPANTGSGGESGTQGGSNSG; encoded by the coding sequence ATGAGCGACAATCGTAAAGAGAACAAAGACGAAGAAAACCGCGGTGGCGGAGCGGTCCTGTGGTTGCTGCTTGCCGTGACGGCAACGGTCGTCGCGTGCGCCTATCTGGTCAACAGCACCCAATACGCGATCCGCTATTCCGACTTCGTCGAATTGGTTCAATCGACGCAATACGTCGAAAAGAACTCGTTGGCGCTCGTCGACGCCCCCGACAAACAGAGTCGGTTGGTCGTCGCGTTGGTCCGCGATCCGAAGGAGCGTGGCGAATACAGCAAACCGCACAATATCAGTCTCGCCCAAAACGTGATCACCGGCGAAGTCTTCTATCGCCCGATGAAAGATGGCAAACCGGTTGGCGAACCCAAAGAAGTCAGCTTCAAGACGATTCGATCGGCTCTGAATTCCGACGAAGAACAGCGGCTGACGGCGATGTTCAACGATGCCAACATCTCCTGGGGGCACAGCGAGCGGTCCGACTTGGTTTCCGATTGGGGCCCGCCGCTGTTGATGATCGCCGTGATCATCGCCTTGACTGTCTTTATGTTCCGCAAGATCGGCGGCGTCGGTTCGCCGATGTCGTTCGGCCGCAGCAAAGGCAAGTTGTACGCTCAAGAGGATCTCGCGATCACGTTTAAAGACGTCGCTGGGATCGAGGAAGCTGTCGAAGAGGTGAGCGAAGTTGTCGACTTCTTAAAGCACAGCGACAAGTATCAGAAATTGGGCGGCCGGATTCCCAAGGGAGTTTTGTTGGTCGGGCCTCCGGGTACCGGCAAGACGATGCTGGCCAAAGCGATCGCCGGCGAAGCGGGAGTCCCGTTTTTTGGGCTTTCGGGAAGCGATTTCGTCGAGATGTTTGTCGGTGTCGGAGCGGCTCGTGTTCGCGATATGTTCCAGCAAGCGGCCAGTCGCGCTCCATGCATCATCTTTATCGATGAGATGGATGCGTTAGGCAAAAGCCGCGGCAACAACATGATGGGTGGACACGATGAGCGTGAGCAAACGCTGAACGCTCTGCTGGTCGAGATGGATGGTTTCGACAGCAACACCAGCGTGATCGTGATCGCAGCGACCAACCGTCCCGAAACGCTCGACCCCGCGTTGTTGCGACCGGGCCGATTCGATCGCCACGTGCTGGTCGACCGTCCCGACATCGGTGGCCGCGAAGAGATCCTTAAGGTTCACGTCAAAAACGTCAAGCTGGACGAAGACGTCGACCTGAAGGGCGTCGCTTCGATCACCAGCGGTTTTGTTGGTGCGGACCTCGCCAACCTTGTGAATGAAGCCGCCTTGTTGGCCGCTCGAGCAGGGAAGAAATCGGTCGGGATGTTCGAATTCAACGAAGGGGTTGAACGAGTCACCGCCGGTTTGGAAAAGAAGAACCGCGTGATGGATCAGGACGAAAAGGTCCGCGTCGCCTATCACGAAGCCGGCCATGCGTTGGTCGCGTGCAGTCTGCCCAACACGCATCGCGTGCATAAGGTCTCGATCATCCCGCGCGGTCTGGCTGCGTTGGGCTACACGATGCAGCGGCCCGAAGGGGATCGCTATCTGATGACGCAGGGTGAACTGGAGAGTCAGATCAAGGTCTTGTTGGGAGGCACGCTGACCGAAGAGATGGTCTTCTCGGACATCAGTACCGGCGCTCAGAACGACCTCGAACGCGCCACCCAGACCGCCCGATCGATGGTCATGGATTATGGCATGAGTCGGTTGGGGCGGATCAATTTCCGGCAGAGCAATCAGTCGGCGTTTCTGGCGACTGGCGGCGAAGGCAGCTACGCCCGGATGCACAGCGAGCAGACGGCTCGGGAAATCGATGAAGAGGTGAAGCGGATCATCAACGAAGCGTTGCGAGCGACCAACGAGATCTTGGCGATTCGCCGCGACGCGCTCGAAGCGATCACCCAGCGTTTGCTGGAGATCGAGTCGATGGATGGAGACGAGTTGCTGAAGATCATCGAAACCCATTCGCCCGGTCCACGCGTCGTCCCCGGGACGGTCAGCAACCGTCGCGATCGGCCAGCCAACACTGGTTCCGGCGGTGAGAGCGGTACGCAAGGCGGATCCAACAGCGGTTGA
- a CDS encoding site-2 protease family protein — protein sequence MAILTKVGLWAKVAIGIGLVIFVHELGHFVAAKSCGVKCEKFYVGFDVPINIGPIKLPRTLGKFTWGETEYGLGIIPLGGYVKMLGQDDDPRKAAEENERIKLANKDATPGDETAPTYTLDPRSFQAKSVLQRMFIISAGVIVNVITAVMFAAAAFWYGVPYTPAIVGSTQPGDPAWLAGIQPGSQVVSVGSIENNDQLQFRDMRSEILEHGLDDKTKPVSFTVRKNGEDTAYQLIPTLRYDPKKVAVAIGVVPQLSTTLDSEIAVYPNSAAAEVVDSSFRGATAIAMDGTELPKNGDEIYLTPITQQMRLKASEPIELTFLLTDKSEKTVSLPPQQLKSLGGTFAVGPITGLVQGGNAEKAGLKPGDQIIRFDGQDQLSAFALRDLAYERDSEVKIVVQRAKEDGESEELTFTVAPDAVSSTPEASGIDLALDRYGIAYTASNRLASVDEGGQLAAAFEPGDLITRVTVSWADDAQKKELSGFIPPKMLNDSWDIDDFYTVPMLVANLQMLPTGTEIRVLGAKGAAADGKVIDTVVKLKAESDQYWPERGLRFETVKRIHRAESLAAAFSLGYNEAVHRGKGVLRFLKMLVTGRLKADLLGGPVAIFTIAGSHAAEGIPRLLMFLTFLSINLAILNFLPIPALDGGHMVFLIAEAVLGRPVDEEWQARLTMVGVLMLLGLMAFAFYNDIARLVG from the coding sequence ATGGCCATCCTGACAAAGGTTGGTCTGTGGGCAAAGGTCGCCATCGGCATCGGCTTAGTCATTTTCGTCCACGAACTGGGGCACTTCGTTGCCGCCAAAAGTTGTGGCGTGAAGTGCGAGAAGTTCTACGTCGGATTTGACGTGCCTATCAACATTGGCCCGATCAAGCTGCCCCGGACGCTGGGGAAGTTCACCTGGGGGGAGACCGAATACGGACTCGGCATCATCCCGCTGGGGGGCTACGTCAAAATGCTCGGCCAGGACGACGATCCGCGCAAAGCGGCCGAGGAGAACGAGCGGATCAAGCTCGCCAATAAAGATGCGACTCCCGGCGACGAGACCGCCCCAACCTACACGTTGGATCCTCGCAGCTTCCAAGCCAAAAGCGTTTTGCAGCGGATGTTCATCATCAGCGCCGGTGTGATCGTCAACGTGATCACCGCAGTGATGTTCGCCGCGGCGGCATTCTGGTACGGCGTGCCGTATACGCCCGCGATCGTCGGATCGACTCAGCCAGGCGATCCCGCTTGGTTGGCTGGCATTCAGCCCGGTTCGCAAGTCGTTTCGGTAGGATCGATCGAAAATAACGATCAACTGCAGTTCCGCGACATGCGGTCGGAGATCCTCGAACACGGGCTCGACGACAAGACCAAACCGGTTTCCTTCACAGTCCGCAAGAACGGCGAAGACACCGCATACCAATTGATCCCCACGCTCCGTTACGACCCTAAAAAGGTAGCCGTTGCGATCGGCGTCGTTCCACAGCTCTCGACCACGCTCGATTCCGAAATTGCGGTTTATCCGAACAGCGCCGCCGCCGAAGTTGTCGACAGCAGCTTTCGCGGTGCTACAGCGATCGCGATGGACGGAACCGAGCTGCCCAAAAACGGCGACGAGATCTATCTGACTCCGATCACCCAACAGATGCGTCTGAAGGCTTCCGAGCCGATCGAGCTGACGTTTCTGCTGACCGATAAGTCGGAGAAGACGGTGAGCCTGCCGCCGCAGCAACTGAAATCGCTCGGAGGCACCTTTGCCGTCGGTCCGATCACCGGCTTGGTTCAGGGTGGCAACGCGGAAAAGGCGGGGCTGAAACCGGGCGACCAGATCATCCGCTTTGACGGCCAGGACCAACTGTCCGCCTTCGCGCTTCGCGACCTCGCGTATGAACGCGACAGCGAAGTCAAGATCGTCGTCCAGCGAGCCAAAGAGGATGGCGAATCGGAAGAACTCACCTTTACCGTCGCTCCCGACGCCGTCAGTTCGACGCCCGAAGCCAGCGGCATCGACCTAGCGCTTGATCGCTACGGGATCGCCTACACCGCTTCGAATCGCTTAGCCAGCGTTGACGAAGGGGGCCAGTTGGCCGCGGCGTTTGAACCGGGAGATCTGATCACCCGCGTGACAGTTTCCTGGGCCGACGACGCCCAAAAGAAGGAACTCAGCGGGTTCATTCCTCCCAAAATGCTGAACGATTCCTGGGACATCGACGACTTTTACACCGTCCCAATGTTGGTCGCGAACCTGCAGATGCTGCCGACTGGAACCGAGATCCGCGTGCTGGGCGCTAAAGGAGCCGCCGCCGATGGCAAAGTCATCGACACCGTAGTCAAACTGAAGGCCGAATCGGACCAGTACTGGCCCGAACGAGGGCTGCGGTTTGAAACGGTTAAGCGGATCCATCGCGCCGAATCGCTGGCCGCCGCCTTCAGCCTGGGCTACAACGAAGCGGTCCATCGCGGCAAAGGCGTGCTCCGGTTCTTGAAGATGTTAGTCACCGGACGACTGAAAGCCGATCTGCTGGGCGGCCCGGTAGCGATCTTCACCATCGCCGGCTCGCACGCCGCCGAAGGAATTCCTCGCCTGCTGATGTTCCTGACCTTCTTGAGCATCAACCTGGCGATCCTCAACTTCCTGCCGATTCCAGCTTTGGACGGTGGACACATGGTCTTTTTGATCGCTGAAGCTGTCCTCGGCCGCCCGGTCGACGAGGAATGGCAAGCCCGCCTGACAATGGTTGGCGTGCTGATGCTGCTGGGACTGATGGCGTTTGCGTTCTACAACGACATCGCCCGCCTGGTCGGCTGA